The genomic window AATTGTCCTAGAAAAGAATGAGAATTATTGGGATGCCGGTGCTGGAAAATTAGAAAGAATCGAAATGATCATGGTTAATGATCCTAATACGGAATTATCTATGTTTGATAATGGGGAGCTTGACTGGGCAGGATCGCCTACAGGTAATCTGCCAACAGATGCTATGCAGGCTCTTAAAGATCAAGGGCGTTTAACTACTCAAGCTATTGCTGGTATTTACAATTACAAGTTCAATACAACAATTGAACCTTTTAATAACGTAAACATCCGTAAAGCTTTTGCTCATGCAATCAACCGTCAAGAAATCATTGACAACATTACTCAAGGTGAACAGCTCCCAGCGATGGCGATTGTACCTCCATCTATGTTCCCTGAAAATGAAAAGGGTTACTTCCCAGACAATGATGTTGAAAAAGCAAAAGAATTTTTACAAAAAGGCTTAGAAGAACTTGGTTATAAAGATGTATCTGAATTCCCTGCTGTAACGCTTTCCTACAATACGTCTGAAGCACATCAAAAGATTGCACAGGCGATCCAAGATATGTGGAAACAAAACCTAGGAGTTGAAGTTACGCTTGATAATGCGGAGTGGGCAGTATACTTGGATAAATTGCATTCACTTGATTACGATGTTGGTCGTTTAGGCTGGTTAGGTGACTTTAATGATGCAATCAATTTCTTAGAAATGTACCGTGATGCTGATGGTGGTAACAACAATACTGGCTGGGAAAACAAAGAATTCCAGGACTTACTTGCTAAATCTGCTGTTGAAGGCGATGCAGCGAAGCGTCAACAATTATTAAAGGATGCTGAAGCAGTCTTTATGGATGAAATGGCAGTCGCTCCAATTTACTTCTACACACTAAACTGGGTAAAAGTTGAGAACTTACAAGGTGTTCATGTATCTGGACTTGGTGATGTTCAATACAAGTGGGCTTATTTTGAATAAAGCAGGGCTTTGTAAAAAACAGCTTGAAATTGATCTGAAAAAAATATAAATAACAGGGGACGGTTCTCTTGCTTTCTATTATATTGAAAGCAAAAGGACTGTCCTTTTTGTCATAAATCAAAGATTGATCTCATTTAGATGGTATTTCTTTCAGCGGTTCCTTTTAACTCACGAGAAACAAGCTCTGTCCCCATTTCCCATCTTCTTAAAAAAGTAGTGTGAATATTCCACCACACGGGAATCTCCCGTGTTATAATGATTCAAACAATAGGATAAAGGATTAGTGAATATCAATTGAAATATAAACAAATAAAACCCAAAAAAATATATGAAGAAGTTACTGAAGCCATTTATGGAATGATTCAGTCTGGACAATTAATGCCAGGTGATAAATTGGATTCTGTGCAGCAGCTAGCGGAGAATTTTCAAGTGGGGCGTTCCGCCATCAGAGAGGCCTTATCTGCCTTGCGTGCAATGGGGTTGCTTGAAATGAAGCAGGGAGAAGGTACGTATGTGAAGGCGTTTGATTCAGAGCAAATCCATCTTCCCCTTTCAACAGTCATTTTAATGAATAAGGAAGATATTAAGAACTTGCTTGAGGTAAGAAAAATCATCGAGACTGGAGCTGTGGCAATTGCAGCCAAAAACAGGACAGAGGGAAATTTACATGCTATGAAAGAGGCCCTTGATGATTTGAAAAACGCATATAAGAATGAAGGGTTAATTGAGAAGGCAGATTTTAAATTCCATTTAGCTATAGCAGAGGCTTCACAGAATGTATTACTTGCTAGTCTATTAAACCATATTTCAGAGTTAACACAAGAAGCAATGAAGGAAACGCATAAAATATCGGAATTTTCCAAGCAAGCCTCGAGTGAAGAAATATATGAAGAGCATCTGGAAATTTATAAAGCAATTCTTGAAAGTGACGAAAACTATGCAGTAAGAGCAATGCTTAAGCATTTAGATCATGTTGAAGCCATCCTAAAAAAGTACTTTTAATAAAAGTAATAAGGGATTTTTTATATAACAGGTCATCAGATGACCTGTTGATCAGTAAGATGCTTATAGCTAGGCAATATTATTTAGAGAAGAGGATGAAAATATGAAAGTATCTCTTTTTGCTACATGTTTAGTTGATATGTTTCAAAGTAATGTTGGGAAGGCAACGGTGGAACTATTAGAGCATTTAGGGTGTGAAATTGATTTTCCCGATTCACAGGTTTGCTGCGGGCAGCCAGCTTATAATAGCGGGTATGTTAAGGAATCGAAGGAAGCGATGAAAAGAATGATTAACACCTTTCAGCACGCTGAATATGTCGTATCTCCTTCAGGTTCATGTGCCTATATGTTTCACGAGTATCCGAAAATATTTAAGGGAGATCCTGTTTGGGAGCCAAGGGCAAAAGCGCTTGCTGAAAAGACATACGAATTAACACAATTTATTGTTGAGGTTTTACAAATAGAAGATGTAGGAGCACGTCTAGATGGAAGAGCAACATTCCATACCTCATGCCATATGACAAGATTGCTAGGAGTAAAAGAAGCACCGATGAAGCTATTAAGCCATGTTAAAGGGCTGGAATTTACAGAGCTTCCAGGAAAACATAATTGCTGCGGCTTTGGAGGAACATTCTCGGTAAAAATGTCGCAAATATCAGAGCAAATGGTGGACGAAAAGGTCCAGCATGTAGAGGAGACGAAAGCAGAATATTTAATTGGAGCGGATGGGGGCTGCCTGATGAACATTGGCGGAAGAATCGAACGGAAAGGCAAACCGATTAAAGTCTTGCATATTGCGGAAGTATTAAATAACCGTTAGTAACATTTCACAGAATTTGTGTTTTTCGAAGGGGGAAATAAGAATGCCAATGAAAATTGGAACGGATGATTTTAATAACCGGGTGGACGCCGGTATTCAGAATGCCTTTATGAGAGGAGCGGTTGCCAGTGCACAGGATAATTTAAGGGCAAGGAAACTGATTGCGGCAGAGGAGCTTGGAAACTGGGAAGAATGGCGTTCTCATGGAGAGGAAATCCGACAGCATGTACTTGAAAATTTGGATTCCTATTTATATCAATTAAGTGAAACTGTATCTAATAGAGGCGGGCATGTGTTTTTTGCCAAAACAGCCGATGAAGCGAATGAATATATACGAGGAGTTATTGAAAAGAAAAACGCCAAAAAAGTTGTCAAATCTAAATCGATGGTGACAGAAGAAATTAATTTGAATGCCTGTTTAGAAAATGCAGGCTGTGAGGTCATTGAAACGGATTTAGGAGAATACATTCTTCAGTTGGATGATCATGATCCGCCTTCCCATATTGTTGGTCCAGCCATGCATAAAAATAAAGAGCAAGTGAGAGACGTATTTGCGAAAAAAATAAACTATAAAAAATCTGAAAAGCCTGAAGAGCTAGCCTGGCATGCCAGGGAAACCCTTCGCCAGGAGTATTTAACAGCAGATGTCGGAATTACAGGCTGCAATTTTGCCGTTGCTGAAACGGGTTCCATCTGCTTAGTGACAAATGAAGGGAATGCCGATTTAGTAACAGCATTGCCGAAAACACAAATAACGGTGATGGGGATGGAAAGGCTCGTTCCGACATATGAAGAATTGGACGTCCTTGTTAGTCTATTAACAAGAGCTGCGGTCGGTCAAAAGCTTTCAAGCTATGTGACTGTCCTAACTGGTCCAAGAGATGAAGGGGATGTGGATGGGCCGGAAGATTTCCACTTAGTCATTGTTGATAATGGAAGATCAGGAATCCTAGGAGGAGATTTTCAGTCCATTCTCCAATGTATTCGCTGTGCTGCCTGTGTGAATGTTTGTCCTGTTTACCGTCATGTTGGTGGACATTCTTACGGTTCGATTTACTCAGGGCCAATCGGGGCGGTCTTATCTCCACTGTTAGGGGGCTATGATGATTACAAAGAGCTTCCTTATGCGTCAACATTGTGCGGGGCATGTACGGAAGCCTGTCCGGTAAAAATCCCTTTACACGAATTGCTTCATAAGCATAGACAAGTGATTGTGGAAAAGGAAGGCAAGGCGCCAATTTCAGAAAAGCTCGCTATGAAGGCATTTGGGCTCGGCGCTGCTTCTCCTGCACTTTATAAATTAGGCTCCAAAATGGCACCATCTGCAATGAATCCCTTCACTGTTGGAGATAAAATCTCGAATGGGCCTGGTCCGTTAAAGGCATGGACTGAAATCCGGGAATTTCCTGCACCGAATAAAGAACGTTTTCGTGATTGGTTTAAAGAGCGGTCCAAAGGAGGGAACAATTAATGAAGGGTGCTATACAGAATAGAGATTTGTTTCTTAGCGATATCGCGGGGCGCTTAGGGCGAGATCAGTTCAATGTTAAAGTGGAAAGACCGCGATGGAAGTATCAACCTCAGGATGCAGTATTAAAGGATGCAGATTCGAATGAATTACTCGAAATTCTTAAAATTCAATGCACGAAAATACACACGGATCTCGTTGTAACAAACAAAAACGGATTAAATGAAACAGTGAAAAAGATTGTATCCAACTACGGCGGAGGACCGGTTTTGTCATGGAAAGACTCCCGTTTTGAGGACTTTGGACTAACGTCTTTGTTTAATCAAAAATGGCCAGAAGAAAACATTGAATTTCATGAATGGGATCCGTCAAGAGGAGAAGAAAATATTGAGCTTGCAGAAAAAGCAAATGTGGGCATCACGATAAGTGATATTACCCTTGCTGAATCTGGGACAGCGGTTCTTTTCAGCAACAATAATAGAGGAAGAACTGTTAGCTTCCTGCCTGCATCATCCGTTATCCTTATTCCTAAAAGTACGATCGTGCCAAGAATGACTCAGGCAGCGAGAATCATGAGGGAAAAAGTAAAAAGCGGTGAGCATGTCGCTTCTTGTATAAATTTTATTACAGGACCAAGTAACTCCGCAGATATAGAATCGAGACTTGTCGTTGGTGTCCACGGACCGGTTAAAGCTACTTATATTGTGGTAGAGGATTTATAAAAAGCATAAAAAAAAGCAGGAGTTCCAGAATTGGTTCTCCTGCTTTTTTTATAGTAACTCCTCGTCTTGAGAAGGAATGTCCTTGTCCTTGCTCGGAGGTTTGAAGGCTGCTTTTCTCGCATTCCGGGAGAAAATCCGTCACTAACTAATTTGTCTTTCTTTCGTGTCTGCCACCAAGCTGTGGATGAGTGTTTCTAACATGAATGGCAGCTGGACAAAGGCACTTTCGATATGAAGGCGCTCGGTGCGTTTGTGAGCGTCTTTTCCGAAAGGCCCCACGTTTAGTACTGGAGCTTGTAACTGCTGCATTTCAGTAAATGGAATGCTGTATGTGTCTCCCCATACTGGTGTATTTCGTTCAAAGGCGGTCCAGCCATCAGCATCATCCTGATAAGAAACGTAGCTAAGGTCACAAATACCATTAAAGTAATGAATTTGATTCACTTCTAAATTAAATTTCTCGATACCGATTTTTTTCATTAATTCAACCGATTCGATAACGAGCGGATCATTAGATGTGTTGACCGCCGGGTAGTATGGAGGTGCATAAAGCAGAACCATTGTCGGTCCAAGTTCTTGACACTGGATCATGAGGGAATCCACGATACGGATCGACTTCTCGCGGTCATCCCAATTTGTATTTGATAAAGCGTTAGATTTAATTTTTGCAACAGCTTCAGCACCTAATTTTTTCTCAGCATACTGGAGAAGATCTTCATAGCGTAAGACTTTCACTTTTCCGACCGGCTTAACACCTTCGTGTTCACAAATTTTTAAATAGGCAGTATTACAAGCTTCAGCCGCTTTATTGGCTACTTCGGTGAAAATATCCATTACTTCAGCAGCGCTCCGTTTCATCAGGAAGACGTTATATAGAGCTGCCGCCCGATATGGCGTTTGGGTCGAGTATTCCATTTTTAAGTCTTTTTGCTGAAGTGAAACAGGTAATGGTGTGTTTTCGCCAAGATCAGACTCACGGAATATTGGATTCCATTCCATTTGCTGCGTTAAAAAGGATGCCATAAAGTTAGCAGTCATACCGCTCATCGGCTCTCCGACATGTGTTTCTTTTCCATAGAATAAAACAGCAGGCATGATTTTCCCGATCGTTCCAGAATAAATATAATAGTTGGGATCTCCTGGCGACTGGGAGAATGATGGTTCGCTATTTAAGAATAATTTATATGTCAATTGGTGCTCATCGCGTAAACGTACTAACTCTGGAACTGCAGCACGCATACCAGCTGAGTTCACTTCTTCATCTGGTACAGTAACGAGTAATAAATTGATTGGCCAGTTCTCTATACTCGCTTTTTCAATCATAGCCATTTGAAGGGCTAGACCCATTTTCATGTCCATCGTGCCGCGACCGAATAAGTATTGGCCAGACTCAAGGTCAATCCGTGCGTCTTCTGGAAGCTCGTCTAAACGAGTCATTAATATTTTCGTCAGTTCTTCTGGTTGGAACGCCAGCGGCTCGAGATCCCCGTATTCTTCTGTGTGAACCGTATCAAAATGACTAATAAGGACAATCGTTTCAGTCACATCCGGGTTTTTATATAAAGCGGTAACAACATTGCGTCCTAATCCAGAGTCATGCAGAGCTGTGTGGGTCGGGTTCTTTTTGAAGTAATCTAGCTCCATTAACTTCGCTTTTACAAGATAAGCGAATTCGCACTCTCCTTCTGTAAGGGTTCTGCTCTGCCAGCTTACAAGCTCGCAAAGTAAAGCGCGTAATGATTCTGGTGTGCCCCATTTTACATTACTCATTTCAATAGCTCCTTTTCCAATGGAAGATTTAGGATTTTCCATCAGTTTTTAATACTTGCTAGTGTAAGTCCTAAATACTAACCTTTTTCTCATTTTGCTTTCTTAATGTTACAATAAACTGCTCTAGCCTATCCATTCCTTTTTCCAGCATCGGCATCGCATAAGCATAGGAGATACGAATATAGCCTTCTCCATGTTCAGTAAACGTGCTGCCAGGAACGACTGCTACTCCACCTTCGTAAAGAAGTCTCGTTGCGAATTCGTAAGACGGCATCCCAAATGCTTTAATGGAAGGGAAAATATAGAATGCTCCATTTGGCTTGACGACATCAAGTCCCATATTTGTAAGGCGATCGTAGACAAAGTCCCGGCGCTTAATATATTCAATATTCATTTTTGCAGGCACATCCCGGCAAGCTGTCAATGCTTCGATTCCTGCATATTGGCTTGGCAATGACGCGCAAATTGAGTTATACAAATGGACGTTTAAAACATGCTGCATTAATTTTTCGGGTCCTAAAACAAAGCCAATTCGCCATCCTGTCATAGAATGAGATTTTGATAATCCGTGAATAAGAAACATACGATCACGCAGCTGCGGATAAGATGCGAAAGAGTGATGCTTGCCACCAAAAGTATTTTCGCTGTAAATTTCATCTGACAAAATATAAATCTCTTCGTTTTCTAATACCCCTGCAAGAGTATCCATTAAGTTAGGTTCTAATGTAATTCCTATAGGATTCGAAGGATAATTCAATAGAATGGCCTTTGTTTTCGGCGTAATCATTGCTTTCAAACGTTCCGGTGATGGAAGAAAGCCAGTATCTGACGTATCTAAGTAAACCACTTTTGCCCCGCATAATTCAATAATCGGCTCATACCCCGAATAAATAGGGGCAGGAATGATCACTTCATCGCCCTCTTCAAGGATTGTTCGAAAAACAGAATCAATTCCTTCACTTGCCCCATTTGTTACGATTATCTCTGATTCAGGGTCGTATGAAAAGCCATAAATATCTTCGAAAAAAGAAGCGGTAGCCTGCCTTAACTCTAGTAAACCAGCATTATGTGAATAGGCTGTCTGATTGTTTTCAATGGCACGTATGCCTGCATTTTTTATAGCTTCTGGGGTCGGAAAGTCCGGCTGACCTATCGTTAAATTAACAGCGTCTGGAAAGTTTACAAGTTGATTAGCAAATTTTCGGATTCCCGGGGCCTCCAATTCTTTTGCCTTATGATTTATTGATAGTGACATGCTCTTCACCTTTCTTGGAGTAATCTATCAAATCTATTTAGTAGATGAAATTTTTCTTTATAAAGCAAGTTTATTTTATTTAAATAAACCTGGCAGCCATAATGACAGTGCTGGAATAAAGGTAATGACCAATAGGCAAATAATCATCGAAACCATGAATGGAATAATGGCTTTGACAATGCGTTCGAACTTAACTTTCCCAACACTTGAAGCAACGAAAAGATTGACGCCAAGTGGTGGCGTGATGAAGCCGATAGCTAGGTTCGCAACAAGAATAACGCCAAAATGAATAGGGTCTACCCCTACTGCTATAACAATAGGCAATAAGATAGGAGTTAAGACAACTAATGCTGAGATCGTATCAATAAACATTCCGACTATTAATAGCAAAATGTTGATGGCGATTAAAATAATATATGGATTAGTTGATAACTCTGTTAAAAAGGTAGAAATATCATTCGGAATTTGTTCGAGTGTCATAAAATAGGCAAATGAGACAGATAAACCTATGATAATCATTGTTGTTGCATTAATAACAACGGCCTCACGGAAGCTTTCGAAAACACTTTTCCAATCCAATTCTTTATAAACAAACATTCCGATGATAAGTGCATAAACTACAGCCACAACAGCAGCTTCTGTTGGAGAGAAGATTCCTCCGTAAATACCTCCCAAAATGATGACAGGGATTAAAAGCGCCCACTTTGCATCATTGGTAGCTTTCAGTACGCTTTTGAAATCAAATTTCTGTACCACTTCAGGCTTATAGCCTTGTTTTTTCGAAATAATATAGGATGTAATCATTAAACCAGTCCCAATAAGAAGACCGGGAATAATTCCGGCTAGGAATAGGCTTCCGACAGATACACTTCCAATAACACCGTAAAGGACAAATGGGATACTTGGTGGAATAATAACGCCGATTGAACCTGCGGATGCTGAAACGGCGGCAGCAAACCCGCCATCATATTTTCTGGCAACCATGGCAGGTATCATAAATCCGCCGATTGCTGCCACGGTTGCTGGACCTGAACCTGAAATCGCTGCAAAGAACATACATGCAACTATCGTAACCATTGATAAACCGCCGGTCATCCAGCCAACCATAGTTGTTGCCAGGTCAAGAAGGCGTTTCGAGACTCCGCCTTTCCCCATTAGAATACCAGCGAGCATGAAAAAGGGGATAGCTAGGAGCGGGAATGAATCGAGTGATGTGAATGCCTTTTGAGTAATAATATCAAGTGGCAAGGTTGAGCCAAAGTATATGGCAACGAGGGCTGATACACCTAACGAAATGGCGATTGGCACCCCGATGAACAAACAAATAAATAGTGTTCCGAATAATAATGCAACCGTCATCCGATAACCTCCTCACTTTCCGGTTTCTCATAGTTGCCTTTCCAAATCTCAATTAATTGCTGAATTAACCGAATGGCCATTCCAGCGCCCCCAATTGGTATAGCCATAAATGGAATCCAAATTGGCAGCTGTAAGGCAGGTGTTACCTGTCCGTGCTGGAGACTAATTAAAACAAGCTTTGTACCGAATACAGCCAAGAATAAGGAAATACAGAACCAAATTAATACTCCAAGGCCTTCGAAAATTTTTCTTGGTGTTCCTTTTAAGCGTGTAATAAATGCCTCTACCCGTATATGCTGGCGAAGCTTAACAGCATAGCTTGCACCGACCCATACTTGAAAAATATGAATATAGCGAGCCAGTTCCTCCGTCCAGCTAGGTGCCGACTGGAAGATATATCGACCGACTACTTGACCGAAAATGAGCGCCACCATCAGGACAAGTGTCCATACTAAAATGACCTCTTCGAATCGAGCAAATTTTTTTGCCATGCTTTACACATCCTTTAATAAGGAGGAATCAAGATTAGAATCTTGATTCCTCAAATTTTTACTTATTTGCTTCTAATGCTTTATTAACTAAATCCTCACCAATACTAGGTACATGTTTGTCATACACTGCTTTTGCAGCTTCGCGGAATTTTTCACGCTGCTCCGTACTTAATTCATTAATTTCCATTCCACTTTCCTTCAGCTTTTCTAAAAACTCAACATCTTGTTTTTGTGCAAGCTGACGCTGTTCATCACGGAATTCCTCAGCTTTTGCTGTAACTAATTGCTGAAGATCCTCAGGAAGGCTGTTATAAAAATTGTTGTTCACAAGTAAAATAGTTGCCGCATATACGTGACCACTCATTGTTAGATATTTTTGGACTTCGTAAAATTTATTTGTGTAATAAAGGGAGATTGGTGCTTCCATTGCATCATAAGTTTTTTGTTGAAGAGCCGTGTATAGCTCGCCAAATGCAAATGGGGAAGCGTTCGCTCCAAATGAAGAAAATGTATCCGTATGAACTGGATTTTCTAAAGTACGGAATTTAATGCCCTTAAGGTCTTCTGGAGATTCAATTGGGCCATTGTTATTTGACATATGACGGAATCCGTTTTCACCAAAAACAAGACCTTTCAAGTCATTTTTCTCTAGTTCTTTTAATAAGTCTTGTCCAAGTTCGCCATCAAGAGCTTTATAAGCAGCTTCGTTATTATTGAAAAGGAATGGCAGATCGAAAACCATAAATTTCTTGTTAAATGAAGCAAGAGGGGCTAGGGCAGGAATGGTCATTTCAATATTCCCAAGCTGTACAGCTTCGATCGCTTCACGGTCAGACCCATAAAGCTGCCCATTTGGATAAAGTTCAACCTTTAAACGTCCATCGGATTCTTTCTCAAGCTTTTCTTTAAAATCAACTGCAGCTAAATGTGTAGATTGCTCTTCAGAAACTAAGTAAGCAATACGAAGAGTATGAACCTTCTTTTCACCATCACCGCTTGAAGTGCTTTCTTTTGGACGTCCACATCCTGTGATGACGAGCAAGCCGATAAGTAATAATGCGATTAGTTTTTTCATTATTTTTCCTCCTTATGGAAATAACTTAAGAATCGTTTTTCAACGTTTTGCAGATGTTTAAGCATTTTCTCCTTCGCTAGTGAAACGTCTTTAGACTCAAGGGCCTCA from Bacillus sp. DTU_2020_1000418_1_SI_GHA_SEK_038 includes these protein-coding regions:
- a CDS encoding peptide ABC transporter substrate-binding protein, with the translated sequence MSKKNFIFISMLLVLSMFLAACGGAKKTTTTETPKNNENGGEKQEEKAEVPQNLRININTEPPSLHPGLAKDTTSGAVLLQTFEGLTRIDQEGKPVEAAAEKIEVSEDQKVYTFTIRDAQWTNGDPVTANDFEYAWKWALDPNNQSEYAYQLYYINGAEAANTAGGSLDEVGVKALDEKTLEVTLENPTPYFTELTAFYTYFPINSKVAEANPNWANDAGENYTSNGPFVMTEWAHSDKIVLEKNENYWDAGAGKLERIEMIMVNDPNTELSMFDNGELDWAGSPTGNLPTDAMQALKDQGRLTTQAIAGIYNYKFNTTIEPFNNVNIRKAFAHAINRQEIIDNITQGEQLPAMAIVPPSMFPENEKGYFPDNDVEKAKEFLQKGLEELGYKDVSEFPAVTLSYNTSEAHQKIAQAIQDMWKQNLGVEVTLDNAEWAVYLDKLHSLDYDVGRLGWLGDFNDAINFLEMYRDADGGNNNTGWENKEFQDLLAKSAVEGDAAKRQQLLKDAEAVFMDEMAVAPIYFYTLNWVKVENLQGVHVSGLGDVQYKWAYFE
- a CDS encoding FadR/GntR family transcriptional regulator gives rise to the protein MKYKQIKPKKIYEEVTEAIYGMIQSGQLMPGDKLDSVQQLAENFQVGRSAIREALSALRAMGLLEMKQGEGTYVKAFDSEQIHLPLSTVILMNKEDIKNLLEVRKIIETGAVAIAAKNRTEGNLHAMKEALDDLKNAYKNEGLIEKADFKFHLAIAEASQNVLLASLLNHISELTQEAMKETHKISEFSKQASSEEIYEEHLEIYKAILESDENYAVRAMLKHLDHVEAILKKYF
- a CDS encoding (Fe-S)-binding protein, producing the protein MKVSLFATCLVDMFQSNVGKATVELLEHLGCEIDFPDSQVCCGQPAYNSGYVKESKEAMKRMINTFQHAEYVVSPSGSCAYMFHEYPKIFKGDPVWEPRAKALAEKTYELTQFIVEVLQIEDVGARLDGRATFHTSCHMTRLLGVKEAPMKLLSHVKGLEFTELPGKHNCCGFGGTFSVKMSQISEQMVDEKVQHVEETKAEYLIGADGGCLMNIGGRIERKGKPIKVLHIAEVLNNR
- a CDS encoding LutB/LldF family L-lactate oxidation iron-sulfur protein — translated: MPMKIGTDDFNNRVDAGIQNAFMRGAVASAQDNLRARKLIAAEELGNWEEWRSHGEEIRQHVLENLDSYLYQLSETVSNRGGHVFFAKTADEANEYIRGVIEKKNAKKVVKSKSMVTEEINLNACLENAGCEVIETDLGEYILQLDDHDPPSHIVGPAMHKNKEQVRDVFAKKINYKKSEKPEELAWHARETLRQEYLTADVGITGCNFAVAETGSICLVTNEGNADLVTALPKTQITVMGMERLVPTYEELDVLVSLLTRAAVGQKLSSYVTVLTGPRDEGDVDGPEDFHLVIVDNGRSGILGGDFQSILQCIRCAACVNVCPVYRHVGGHSYGSIYSGPIGAVLSPLLGGYDDYKELPYASTLCGACTEACPVKIPLHELLHKHRQVIVEKEGKAPISEKLAMKAFGLGAASPALYKLGSKMAPSAMNPFTVGDKISNGPGPLKAWTEIREFPAPNKERFRDWFKERSKGGNN
- a CDS encoding lactate utilization protein C, whose product is MKGAIQNRDLFLSDIAGRLGRDQFNVKVERPRWKYQPQDAVLKDADSNELLEILKIQCTKIHTDLVVTNKNGLNETVKKIVSNYGGGPVLSWKDSRFEDFGLTSLFNQKWPEENIEFHEWDPSRGEENIELAEKANVGITISDITLAESGTAVLFSNNNRGRTVSFLPASSVILIPKSTIVPRMTQAARIMREKVKSGEHVASCINFITGPSNSADIESRLVVGVHGPVKATYIVVEDL
- a CDS encoding M20/M25/M40 family metallo-hydrolase translates to MSNVKWGTPESLRALLCELVSWQSRTLTEGECEFAYLVKAKLMELDYFKKNPTHTALHDSGLGRNVVTALYKNPDVTETIVLISHFDTVHTEEYGDLEPLAFQPEELTKILMTRLDELPEDARIDLESGQYLFGRGTMDMKMGLALQMAMIEKASIENWPINLLLVTVPDEEVNSAGMRAAVPELVRLRDEHQLTYKLFLNSEPSFSQSPGDPNYYIYSGTIGKIMPAVLFYGKETHVGEPMSGMTANFMASFLTQQMEWNPIFRESDLGENTPLPVSLQQKDLKMEYSTQTPYRAAALYNVFLMKRSAAEVMDIFTEVANKAAEACNTAYLKICEHEGVKPVGKVKVLRYEDLLQYAEKKLGAEAVAKIKSNALSNTNWDDREKSIRIVDSLMIQCQELGPTMVLLYAPPYYPAVNTSNDPLVIESVELMKKIGIEKFNLEVNQIHYFNGICDLSYVSYQDDADGWTAFERNTPVWGDTYSIPFTEMQQLQAPVLNVGPFGKDAHKRTERLHIESAFVQLPFMLETLIHSLVADTKERQIS
- a CDS encoding aminotransferase class I/II-fold pyridoxal phosphate-dependent enzyme codes for the protein MSLSINHKAKELEAPGIRKFANQLVNFPDAVNLTIGQPDFPTPEAIKNAGIRAIENNQTAYSHNAGLLELRQATASFFEDIYGFSYDPESEIIVTNGASEGIDSVFRTILEEGDEVIIPAPIYSGYEPIIELCGAKVVYLDTSDTGFLPSPERLKAMITPKTKAILLNYPSNPIGITLEPNLMDTLAGVLENEEIYILSDEIYSENTFGGKHHSFASYPQLRDRMFLIHGLSKSHSMTGWRIGFVLGPEKLMQHVLNVHLYNSICASLPSQYAGIEALTACRDVPAKMNIEYIKRRDFVYDRLTNMGLDVVKPNGAFYIFPSIKAFGMPSYEFATRLLYEGGVAVVPGSTFTEHGEGYIRISYAYAMPMLEKGMDRLEQFIVTLRKQNEKKVSI
- a CDS encoding TRAP transporter large permease, whose product is MTVALLFGTLFICLFIGVPIAISLGVSALVAIYFGSTLPLDIITQKAFTSLDSFPLLAIPFFMLAGILMGKGGVSKRLLDLATTMVGWMTGGLSMVTIVACMFFAAISGSGPATVAAIGGFMIPAMVARKYDGGFAAAVSASAGSIGVIIPPSIPFVLYGVIGSVSVGSLFLAGIIPGLLIGTGLMITSYIISKKQGYKPEVVQKFDFKSVLKATNDAKWALLIPVIILGGIYGGIFSPTEAAVVAVVYALIIGMFVYKELDWKSVFESFREAVVINATTMIIIGLSVSFAYFMTLEQIPNDISTFLTELSTNPYIILIAINILLLIVGMFIDTISALVVLTPILLPIVIAVGVDPIHFGVILVANLAIGFITPPLGVNLFVASSVGKVKFERIVKAIIPFMVSMIICLLVITFIPALSLWLPGLFK
- a CDS encoding TRAP transporter small permease codes for the protein MAKKFARFEEVILVWTLVLMVALIFGQVVGRYIFQSAPSWTEELARYIHIFQVWVGASYAVKLRQHIRVEAFITRLKGTPRKIFEGLGVLIWFCISLFLAVFGTKLVLISLQHGQVTPALQLPIWIPFMAIPIGGAGMAIRLIQQLIEIWKGNYEKPESEEVIG
- a CDS encoding DctP family TRAP transporter solute-binding subunit; this encodes MKKLIALLLIGLLVITGCGRPKESTSSGDGEKKVHTLRIAYLVSEEQSTHLAAVDFKEKLEKESDGRLKVELYPNGQLYGSDREAIEAVQLGNIEMTIPALAPLASFNKKFMVFDLPFLFNNNEAAYKALDGELGQDLLKELEKNDLKGLVFGENGFRHMSNNNGPIESPEDLKGIKFRTLENPVHTDTFSSFGANASPFAFGELYTALQQKTYDAMEAPISLYYTNKFYEVQKYLTMSGHVYAATILLVNNNFYNSLPEDLQQLVTAKAEEFRDEQRQLAQKQDVEFLEKLKESGMEINELSTEQREKFREAAKAVYDKHVPSIGEDLVNKALEANK